TGGGGTGGCAGCAGAGCCTCGTGCCCTGGAAAAAGCCTTCCGCTCCGCGTGGAAAGCAGTCCCCTCGCCGGTGCATCCTGAAGGTGTGCCGCCTATGGACGATGATCGCTCCTGGTGGCATGAAGTCGTGCGACTCACCTTCTCCCACGGAGCTGCCCCGACCAATTCCGGAGCGATTCCCCAGGAAGTGTTCGAGCCGATGTTTGCAGACATGTATGCGCACTTCGCGAACGCCGACGCGTGGCAGCTCTATGAGGACACTCTTCCCGCACTGGAACTCCTGCGTGCTCATTCTCACAATGGCCCCCACCTGCGTCTCTTCGTCCTCTCGAACTTCGACCGCCGTCTGCATCCCATCTTGAGTGGCCTTGGCATCGCGCACTTCTTTGAGCAGGTGCTGCTCTCCAGCGACGTCGGCGCCAGCAAGCCGCACGCACGCATGTTCCAAGCAGCCCTGACCGCTGCCAACGTCGCAGCCTCGCAATGCCTTCACCTTGGTGACGATGAACGCTGCGACTTCGAAGGAGCTCACGCCGCCGGCATGCACGCCTTCCTGGTCGCTCGTCCCGAAGTGACACTGCTGA
The Roseimicrobium gellanilyticum DNA segment above includes these coding regions:
- a CDS encoding HAD-IA family hydrolase — encoded protein: MTVPGDPHPKLRAIFLDAAGTLFHLHEPVGDTYARIAAKHGVAAEPRALEKAFRSAWKAVPSPVHPEGVPPMDDDRSWWHEVVRLTFSHGAAPTNSGAIPQEVFEPMFADMYAHFANADAWQLYEDTLPALELLRAHSHNGPHLRLFVLSNFDRRLHPILSGLGIAHFFEQVLLSSDVGASKPHARMFQAALTAANVAASQCLHLGDDERCDFEGAHAAGMHAFLVARPEVTLLTLAEKVLQDEFPLAPSAKTPT